A part of Neoarius graeffei isolate fNeoGra1 chromosome 8, fNeoGra1.pri, whole genome shotgun sequence genomic DNA contains:
- the LOC132890088 gene encoding craniofacial development protein 2-like — protein MAQLLREFDEYQLNILGISEMRWTGSGKLCSEGKTVLYSGHEDQHRRGVGLILDKEASRALTGWKPVNDRIIIARFQSRHGKTTIVQVYAPTDDAEDSVKDQFYELLQDTFDSIPNHDVKILMGDFNAQIDSSRQGFEGVIGPFGLALKTSDNGECLLFFCDLNSLSISNTFFQHKLIHKKTWRSPDGTINNEIDYICISQRWKSALLDVRVYRGADVSSDHHLMGAKLRLRLKKLTVKKKQKPFATDKLKDPTTSEKYRLKLQNRFQLLQEMVQEMGPDLEDQWSFFRETLTQSAEETIGRRRGSRKEQWIKEHTWKLIDERKKMKGERDRARSEEKKEETKHLYRDLD, from the coding sequence ATGGCTCAGTTACTGAGGGAGTTTGATGAGTACCAACTTAACATCCTGGGAATCAGTGAAATGAGATGGACCGGGAGCGGCAAGTTGTGTAGTGAGGGAAAGACAGTTCTCTACTCTGGACATGAAGACCAGCATCGTCGTGGAGTTGGCTTGATCTTGGACAAGGAAGCCTCCAGAGCACTTACTGGGTGGAAGCCAGTTAACGATCGCATCATCATAGCACGTTTCCAGTCAAGACATGGAAAAACAACCATCGTTCAGGTGTATGCACCAACTGATGATGCAGAGGACAGTGTTAAGGACCAGTTCTACGAACTGCTTCAAGACACCTTTGATAGTATCCccaaccatgatgtaaaaataCTAATGGGTGACTTCAATGCTCAAATTGATAGCAGTAGACAAGGTTTTGAGGGTGTAATTGGACCGTTTGGGTTGGCACTAAAGACTAGTGACAATGGAGAGTGTCTTCTGTTCTTCTGTGACTTGAATAGCCTTAGTATTAGTAACACCTTCTTCCAACACAAGTTGATACATAAGAAAACTTGGAGATCACCAGATGGGACAATTAACAATGAAATTGACTACATCTGCATCAGTCAACGTTGGAAGTCTGCACTTCTCGATGTTAGAGTGTACAGGGGCGCAGATGTGAGTTCAGACCACCATCTTATGGGAGCAAAGCTGCGGCTACGACTGAAGAAACTAACAGTAAAGAAGAAACAAAAGCCTTTCGCAACGGATAAACTTAAAGACCCCACTACCAGTGAAAAATACCGGTTAAAGCTACAGAACAGATTCCAGCTGTTGCAAGAGATGGTGCAAGAGATGGGGCCAGACCTGGAAGATCAGTGGTCATTCTTCAGGGAAACCCTCACACAAAGTGCAGAAGAAACCATAGGGAGGAGACGTGGCTCACGAAAAGAACAGTGGATTAAGGAACATACCTGGAAGCTGATTGATGAAAGGAAGAAGATGaagggagaaagagacagagctaGGTCTGAAGAAAAGAAGGAAGAAACAAAGCACCTGTACCGTGACCTTGACTGA